The following proteins are co-located in the Conyzicola lurida genome:
- a CDS encoding FAD-dependent oxidoreductase, which produces MTNPDPAPLPVVLLSLAHPPALTFTADELSKRLGADYRVLAVADGGEEQLSRTAADGHPAALVLSDDVTGTLFAATRRLFPTARRALVIEWGDWADPDVAAGVLRLMASTLIDYYVVRPRQPADEYFHRTVTDLLLDWRRSTDDSPADITAVRGDPDLARAHGLSTELPAEPVDLAIVGAGPAGLAAAVYAASEGLSTLVVEQRAVGGQAGSSSLIRNYLGFARGVSGVELAERAYQQAWVFGARFALTREVVGMSVIDGRSVLAVAPNETVTARSVILATGVSYRRLAIPGLDPFVGTSVFYGASALEAKEQTGRVVLVVGGGNSAGQAALHLARYAASVSLVVRGADLADSMSQYLIDELAAADVAILTEAKVAGGGGTDGRLDHVVLADRVSGRRSTVRCDALFITIGAAPHTDWVPPEVLRDRWGYVITGADVLTEGGRRAWPHEQPPAPLESSLPGFFAVGDVRRGSVKRVASAVGEGSVVVSSVHAYLAAHPRTD; this is translated from the coding sequence ATGACGAATCCCGACCCCGCACCCCTGCCCGTCGTCCTTCTGTCGCTCGCCCACCCGCCGGCTCTGACCTTCACCGCCGACGAACTCTCCAAGCGGCTCGGCGCCGACTACCGCGTGCTCGCGGTCGCCGACGGCGGGGAAGAGCAGCTCTCCCGCACCGCCGCCGACGGTCACCCGGCGGCTCTCGTACTGAGCGACGACGTGACCGGTACGCTCTTCGCCGCGACCCGCCGCCTGTTCCCCACCGCCCGCCGCGCCCTCGTGATCGAGTGGGGCGACTGGGCGGACCCCGACGTGGCCGCGGGCGTGCTGCGGCTGATGGCGTCGACGCTCATCGACTACTACGTGGTGCGGCCCCGCCAGCCGGCCGACGAGTACTTCCACCGCACGGTGACCGACCTGCTGCTCGACTGGCGGCGCAGCACCGACGACTCCCCCGCCGACATCACGGCCGTGCGCGGCGACCCCGACCTCGCCCGCGCGCACGGTCTGTCGACGGAGCTGCCCGCCGAACCCGTCGACCTCGCCATCGTCGGTGCCGGACCCGCCGGTCTCGCGGCGGCCGTGTACGCGGCATCGGAGGGCCTGTCGACGCTCGTCGTCGAGCAGCGGGCGGTGGGCGGCCAGGCCGGATCGAGCTCGCTGATCCGCAACTACCTCGGCTTCGCCCGCGGGGTGTCGGGGGTCGAGTTGGCCGAGCGCGCCTACCAGCAGGCCTGGGTGTTCGGGGCGCGGTTCGCCCTAACCCGGGAGGTCGTCGGGATGTCGGTGATCGACGGCCGCAGCGTGCTCGCCGTCGCGCCGAACGAGACGGTCACCGCGCGCAGCGTGATCCTCGCCACCGGGGTCTCCTACCGTCGGCTCGCCATCCCCGGGCTCGACCCGTTCGTCGGTACCTCGGTGTTCTACGGGGCGTCGGCGCTCGAGGCCAAGGAGCAGACCGGCCGGGTCGTGCTCGTCGTGGGCGGCGGCAACTCGGCGGGACAGGCGGCGCTGCACCTCGCCCGCTACGCCGCGTCGGTGTCGCTCGTGGTGCGCGGCGCGGATCTGGCCGACAGCATGTCCCAGTACCTGATCGACGAGCTGGCGGCGGCGGATGTCGCGATCCTGACGGAAGCGAAGGTGGCGGGCGGCGGCGGCACCGACGGGCGGCTCGACCACGTGGTGCTCGCCGACCGCGTGTCCGGACGCCGGTCGACCGTGCGCTGCGACGCGCTGTTCATCACGATCGGCGCCGCCCCGCACACCGACTGGGTGCCGCCGGAGGTTCTGCGCGACCGCTGGGGCTACGTCATCACCGGCGCCGACGTGCTGACCGAGGGTGGCCGGCGGGCGTGGCCGCACGAGCAGCCTCCCGCGCCGCTCGAGTCGTCGCTGCCCGGCTTTTTCGCGGTGGGCGACGTGCGACGCGGCTCGGTGAAGCGCGTCGCATCGGCGGTCGGCGAGGGGTCGGTGGTGGTGAGCTCGGTGCACGCGTACCTGGCTGCGCACCCCCGGACGGACTAG
- a CDS encoding AMP-binding protein has product MSRATPTTAFRTARDRLLELRLDHEAAAAEFAWPDVGPAFNWSVDWFDRIAEGNQKTALWIVEEDGSEQKVTFDAMRRRSDQVAAWLQRLGVGAGDHVMLMLGNQVELWESMLAIMKSGAVILPTSTVLTSADLSDRIERAGVTHVIANVEDAPKFDALGDGFTRILIGDSLPGWVPYTDSAAETAAPTPVAVLTGDPSLIYFTSGTTSKPKMVVHTQSSYPVGHLSTMYWLGLQPGDVHLAISSPGWGKHAWSCFFAPWNAEATVFVYNYSRFDPAALRVQLERAEVTTFCAPPTVWRMLIQSQLGAKPSHLREALSAGEPLNPEVISQVQRAWGLVIRDDYGQTETTAIIANAPGSALKAGSMGIPLPGVKVVLVDPLTGELSDEGEICLDLSSPAVNLMAGYHGDPERSADVVRDGYFHTGDVAVRDENGYITFVGRTDDIFKSSDYKVSPFEVESALIEHAAVAEAAVVPAPDDTRLNITKAYIVLAAGWEPSEATALEILHHARVSLPPYFRVRRIEFFELPKTNSGKIRRVELRERENEAAAAGLRLPDEWRDDQFPQLKGRS; this is encoded by the coding sequence ATGTCCCGTGCCACCCCCACCACCGCCTTCCGCACCGCCCGCGACCGACTGCTCGAGCTACGGCTCGACCACGAGGCGGCGGCGGCCGAGTTCGCCTGGCCCGACGTCGGTCCCGCGTTCAACTGGTCGGTCGACTGGTTCGACCGGATCGCCGAGGGCAACCAGAAGACCGCTCTGTGGATCGTCGAGGAGGACGGCAGCGAGCAGAAGGTCACCTTCGACGCGATGCGCCGCCGCTCCGACCAGGTCGCCGCGTGGCTGCAGCGCCTCGGTGTCGGCGCGGGCGACCACGTCATGCTGATGCTCGGCAACCAGGTCGAGCTGTGGGAATCGATGCTCGCCATCATGAAGTCCGGCGCCGTCATCCTGCCGACCTCGACCGTGCTCACCTCCGCCGATCTCTCCGACCGTATCGAGCGCGCCGGCGTCACCCACGTCATCGCCAACGTCGAGGACGCGCCGAAGTTCGACGCGCTCGGCGACGGCTTCACGCGCATCCTGATCGGCGACAGCCTGCCCGGTTGGGTGCCGTACACCGACTCGGCCGCCGAGACCGCGGCGCCCACGCCCGTCGCCGTCCTGACGGGCGACCCGTCGCTCATCTACTTCACCTCGGGCACCACCAGCAAACCGAAGATGGTCGTCCACACGCAGTCGTCGTACCCGGTGGGCCACCTCTCGACGATGTACTGGCTCGGCCTGCAGCCCGGCGACGTGCATCTCGCCATCAGCTCGCCCGGCTGGGGCAAGCACGCGTGGAGCTGCTTCTTCGCCCCGTGGAACGCCGAGGCGACGGTCTTCGTCTACAACTACAGCAGGTTCGACCCCGCCGCCCTGCGGGTCCAGCTCGAGCGGGCAGAGGTCACTACCTTCTGCGCCCCGCCCACCGTCTGGCGCATGCTGATCCAGTCGCAGCTCGGCGCGAAGCCGTCCCACCTGCGCGAGGCGCTCTCCGCGGGCGAGCCGCTCAACCCCGAGGTGATCAGCCAGGTGCAGCGCGCGTGGGGACTCGTGATCCGCGACGACTACGGCCAGACCGAGACCACCGCGATCATCGCGAACGCCCCCGGCTCCGCGCTCAAGGCCGGCTCGATGGGCATCCCGCTGCCCGGCGTGAAGGTCGTGCTGGTCGACCCGCTCACGGGAGAGCTCTCCGACGAGGGCGAGATCTGCCTCGATCTCTCCTCGCCGGCGGTCAACCTGATGGCCGGTTACCACGGCGATCCCGAGCGCAGCGCCGACGTGGTCCGCGACGGGTATTTCCACACCGGCGACGTCGCCGTGCGCGACGAGAACGGCTACATCACGTTCGTCGGCCGCACCGACGACATCTTCAAATCGAGCGACTACAAGGTCTCCCCGTTCGAGGTGGAGAGCGCGCTGATCGAACACGCGGCCGTCGCCGAGGCCGCGGTGGTACCGGCGCCCGACGACACGCGCCTCAACATCACCAAGGCGTACATCGTGCTCGCCGCCGGGTGGGAGCCGTCCGAGGCGACCGCGCTCGAGATCCTGCACCACGCCCGCGTCAGCCTGCCGCCGTACTTCCGGGTGCGCCGCATCGAGTTCTTCGAGCTGCCGAAGACCAACTCGGGCAAGATCCGCCGCGTCGAGCTGCGCGAGCGCGAGAACGAAGCGGCGGCCGCCGGGCTGCGCCTTCCCGACGAGTGGCGCGACGACCAGTTCCCGCAGTTGAAGGGCCGCTCGTGA
- a CDS encoding APC family permease has translation MSSMQTTVAPTTELKRAIGPKLLLLFIVGDILGTGIYALTGQVAAEVGGAAWLPFLVAFAVATVTAFSYLELVTKYPQAAGAALYVHKAFGIQFFSFIVCFVVMSSGLTSASAASRAFAVNLVAGFGLDVGVGAVLAIAVGFILLVMLVNFRGVTESVMLNVVLTLVELSGLLLVILIGFWAIAGGDADFSRVVAFETPEDKGVLVAVSTATSLAFFAMVGFEDSVNMAEETKDPSRIFPRIMLTGLGITAVIYVLVSICAVAIVPIGELAGNETPLVTVVQTAAPDFPISDLIPFISMFAVANSALINMMMASRLLYGMSKRGVLPSFLSRVHPGRRTPWAAILLTTAIAVGLISYVSLDTEGSVVALLGGTTSLLLLAVFTVVNGTVLVLRRDMVEHEHFHAGRVLPVIGALSCAYLVLPWSSGRPVEQYEIAGVLLAIGVLLWGITWLARRLVGSNTTVKDDATGLTGED, from the coding sequence ATGAGTTCCATGCAGACCACCGTCGCCCCGACGACCGAGCTGAAGCGGGCCATCGGTCCGAAACTGCTCCTGCTCTTCATCGTCGGCGACATCCTCGGCACGGGCATCTACGCCCTCACCGGCCAGGTCGCGGCGGAGGTGGGCGGCGCCGCCTGGCTGCCGTTCCTCGTCGCGTTCGCGGTCGCGACGGTGACCGCGTTCTCCTACCTCGAGCTGGTCACCAAGTACCCGCAGGCCGCCGGCGCCGCCCTCTACGTGCACAAGGCCTTCGGCATCCAGTTCTTCAGCTTCATCGTCTGCTTCGTGGTGATGTCCTCGGGGCTGACGTCGGCGTCGGCGGCGTCCCGGGCCTTCGCCGTCAACCTCGTCGCCGGATTCGGGCTCGACGTCGGTGTCGGTGCCGTGCTGGCGATCGCGGTCGGGTTCATCCTGCTGGTGATGCTCGTGAACTTCCGCGGGGTCACCGAGAGCGTCATGCTCAACGTCGTGCTCACCCTGGTCGAACTCTCCGGCCTCCTGCTCGTCATCCTCATCGGGTTCTGGGCGATCGCCGGCGGCGACGCGGACTTCTCCCGGGTCGTCGCGTTCGAGACACCGGAGGACAAGGGCGTCCTCGTCGCGGTCAGCACCGCCACGTCGCTCGCGTTCTTCGCGATGGTCGGGTTCGAGGACTCGGTCAACATGGCGGAGGAGACCAAGGACCCGAGCCGCATCTTCCCGCGGATCATGCTCACCGGCCTCGGCATCACCGCCGTCATCTACGTGCTCGTCTCCATCTGCGCCGTGGCGATCGTGCCGATCGGCGAACTCGCCGGCAACGAGACCCCGCTCGTGACGGTCGTGCAGACGGCAGCCCCCGACTTCCCGATCTCCGACCTGATCCCGTTCATCTCGATGTTCGCCGTCGCCAACAGCGCGCTCATCAACATGATGATGGCCAGCCGCCTGCTCTACGGCATGAGCAAGCGCGGAGTCCTCCCGTCGTTCCTCAGCCGCGTCCACCCCGGCCGCCGCACCCCGTGGGCGGCGATCCTGCTCACCACGGCCATCGCCGTCGGCCTGATCAGCTACGTGTCGCTCGACACGGAAGGGTCGGTCGTGGCCCTGCTCGGCGGCACGACGTCGCTCCTGCTGCTGGCCGTGTTCACCGTCGTCAACGGCACCGTCCTCGTGCTACGGCGCGACATGGTCGAGCACGAGCACTTCCACGCCGGACGTGTGCTCCCCGTGATCGGGGCCCTCTCCTGCGCCTACCTCGTGCTGCCGTGGTCGTCGGGGCGCCCGGTCGAGCAGTACGAGATCGCGGGCGTCCTGCTGGCGATCGGCGTCCTGCTGTGGGGGATCACCTGGCTGGCCCGCCGTCTGGTCGGGTCGAATACCACGGTGAAGGATGACGCCACCGGCCTCACCGGAGAGGACTAG
- a CDS encoding cupin domain-containing protein has protein sequence MRAVRRTADGAFVEELEVPPLARHLELEPHPEGGWYRRTWASADTVATPAGDRPAGTLIVFLLPAGEASAWHRVASTEIWIGGGLGPVVLETGGSGETPATDATVRLGADAAAGETPQFEIAPNVWQRTLPADHDSLVSCLVSPGFDFADFTLAI, from the coding sequence GTGAGGGCGGTGCGCCGCACGGCCGACGGCGCGTTCGTCGAGGAGCTCGAGGTGCCGCCCCTCGCCCGTCACCTCGAACTCGAGCCGCACCCCGAGGGCGGCTGGTACCGACGCACCTGGGCCTCGGCCGACACGGTCGCGACACCCGCGGGCGACCGTCCGGCCGGCACGCTCATCGTCTTCCTGCTCCCCGCGGGCGAGGCCTCGGCCTGGCACCGTGTCGCGTCGACCGAGATCTGGATCGGCGGCGGCCTCGGCCCCGTCGTCCTCGAGACCGGCGGGTCCGGCGAAACACCGGCGACGGATGCCACGGTGCGGCTCGGCGCGGACGCCGCCGCAGGCGAGACCCCGCAGTTCGAGATCGCCCCGAACGTCTGGCAGCGGACACTGCCGGCCGACCACGACTCCCTCGTGAGCTGTCTCGTGTCGCCCGGGTTCGACTTCGCCGACTTCACGCTCGCGATCTAG